A genomic stretch from Erigeron canadensis isolate Cc75 chromosome 9, C_canadensis_v1, whole genome shotgun sequence includes:
- the LOC122581648 gene encoding soluble inorganic pyrophosphatase 1-like: MTSRPPLNERILSSMNKRSVAAHPWHDLEIGPGAPTIFNCVIEISKGSKVKYELDKKTGLIKVDRVLYSSVVYPHNYGFVPRTLCEDNDPIDVLVIMQEPILPGCFLRAKAIGLMPMIDQGEKDDKIIAVCADDPEYRDYTDIKELPPHRLAEIRRFFEDYKKNENKEVAVDDFLPADKAIEAVKYSMDLYADYIVEGLRR, translated from the exons ATGACTTCACGTCCTCCTCTTAATGAAAGAATACTTTCATCCATGAACAAAAGATCTGTTGCTGCACATCCTTGGcatgatcttgagatag gacCAGGCGCACCAACGATCTTTAACTGT GTTATTGAAATTAGCAAGGGGAGCAAGGTGAAGTATGAGCTCGACAAAAAAACAGGACTTATCAAG GTTGACCGTGTTCTATATTCATCTGTGGTGTACCCTCACAATTACGGTTTTGTACCTCGTACTTTGTGCGAGGATAACGACCCCATCGATGTCTTGGTCATAATGCAG GAACCGATCTTGCCAGGTTGTTTCTTACGTGCCAAAGCCATAGGTCTCATGCCCATGATTGATCAG GGTGAAAAAGATGATAAGATAATTGCAGTTTGTGCTGATGATCCGGAGTATAGGGACTACACTGACATCAAGGAGCTCCCACCCCATCGCTTGGCTGAGATTCGCCGCTTCTTTGAGGACT ATAAGAAGAATGAGAATAAAGAGGTTGCTGTTGATGATTTCTTGCCAGCTGATAAGGCAATTGAGGCGGTCAAATATTCCAT GGATCTCTATGCGGATTACATTGTGGAGGGACTGAGGCGATAG
- the LOC122580894 gene encoding WAT1-related protein At2g37460-like has protein sequence MYKHVSSGKMSTFFSKGKPFFAVIFLQFGLAGMDVISKVALNEGMSNYVFVVYRQAVAFIVMAPFAIVLDKKVRPKMTLSIFVKLLLLALLEPVIDQNFYFLGMKATTATFAVSMCNVLPAITFVMACLLRLEVINLKSIRSQAKIIGTITTVAGAMLMTLVKGPLLELFWTKGRTNSNVKNNRVDLHHSIEGAFMITLAMFSWSCFMVLQAITLKSYPAELSLTAWICLLGTAEGAIVALVMERGKPAVWAIKWDTTLIATLYSGVVCSGLAYYIQGIIMKERGPVFVTAFSPLSMIIVAIMGSIILAEQTYLGRVLGAVVIVVGLYLVVWGKSKDHKVLSLPIGEQIAPEKQIKGKECEGNCCDEVIIIKASDEACDTKNQTADVCKH, from the exons ATGTATAAGCATGTATCAAGTGGGAAAATGAGCACATTTTTTAGCAAGGGAAAGCCCTTTTTTGCTGTGATTTTCTTACAGTTTGGGCTTGCAGGAATGGATGTCATTTCTAAAGTGGCTCTGAATGAAGGAATGAGcaattatgtgtttgttgtttatCGTCAGGCCGTTGCATTTATTGTTATGGCCCCTTTCGCCATCGTTCTAGACAA GAAAGTAAGGCCAAAGATGACACTCTCGATTTTCGTCAAGCTTTTGCTGCTTGCACTATTGGA GCCAGTTATCGACCAGAATTTCTACTTTCTAGGGATGAAAGCCACAACAGCAACATTTGCAGTTTCAATGTGCAATGTTCTTCCTGCTATAACTTTTGTCATGGCCTGCTTGCTAAg GCTTGAGGTGATCAACCTAAAGAGCATCCGCAGTCAAGCCAAAATAATAGGGACAATTACAACAGTCGCAGGAGCGATGCTTATGACACTAGTTAAAGGGCCACTTCTAGAGCTATTTTGGACAAAAGGAAGAACTAACAGTAATGTCAAAAATAATAGGGTAGATCTTCATCATTCAATTGAGGGAGCTTTTATGATCACACTCGCAATGTTCAGTTGGTCTTGCTTCATGGTTTTGCAA GCAATTACACTGAAGTCTTATCCTGCTGAGCTATCTTTAACCGCTTGGATATGCCTGTTGGGGACAGCTGAGGGAGCAATAGTGGCACTGGTGATGGAGAGAGGGAAACCAGCAGTTTGGGCTATAAAGTGGGACACCACACTTATAGCGACACTTTACAGT GGTGTAGTATGTTCGGGTCTAGCTTACTACATCCAAGGAATAATAATGAAAGAGAGGGGTCCTGTTTTCGTGACTGCATTCAGTCCACTAAGCATGATAATTGTCGCTATCATGGGATCCATTATTCTAGCTGAGCAAACATACCTAGGAAG GGTTCTTGGAGCTGTTGTCATAGTTGTAGGGCTTTATCTTGTTGTGTGGGGTAAAAGCAAAGATCACAAAGTTTTATCCCTTCCTATTGGTGAGCAAATAGCAccagaaaaacaaataaagggTAAAGAATGTGAAGGAAATTGTTGTGACGAGGTCATCATCATAAAAGCATCAGATGAAGCATGCGATACAAAAAATCAGACGGCCGATGTATGTAAGCACTAA
- the LOC122580895 gene encoding uncharacterized protein LOC122580895: MDHVFSKDADDVRMLMKKANNNDLSIRHTLGKGENNIMSVGGFDDCLNINSSGRLVCNYDFLMRQLSFQRLEKNGLCASTSNLLFSGVKVITPGPRFPVMLLHRERNKNWLKRFLQTIFLQLLVVCYQLELCDVIKGASYLCCCRSCTFSKAINAYEFERHAGCNSAKQSTQIIIFTSTMVNWQDNLWCCARAEKHCLECVV, translated from the exons ATGGATCATGTTTTCAGCAAGGATGCAGATGATGTTAGAATGTTGATGAAAAAAGCTAATAACAATGATTTGTCCATAAGACATACATTGGGGAAGGGTGAAAACAATATCATGTCTGTTGGTGGATTTGATGattgtttaaacattaattCCTCGGGAAGGCTTGTATGCAATTATGACTTTTTGATGAGACAGCTTTCATTTCAAAGATTAGAAAAAAATGGTCTATGTGCATCTACCAGCAATCTATTATTTAGTGGTGTAAAAGTAATTACTCCTGGTCCCAGATTCCCAGTGATGCTACTTCATAGAGAAAGGAACAAAAATTGGCTAAAAAGGTTCCTCCAAACAATTTTCCTGCAATTGTTAGTAGTTTGCTATCAACTG GAGCTTTGCGATGTCATTAAGGGTGCTTCCTACCTCTGTTGCTGTCGATCATGTACCTTTTCAAAG GCAATTAATGCTTATGAGTTTGAGCGCCATGCTGGCTGCAATTCGGCAAAACAAAGCACCCAAATAATCATATTTACTTCAACAATGGTAAATTGGCAAGACAATTTATGGTGTTGTGCAAGAGCTGAGAAACACTGCTTAGAATGTGTTGTTTGA